Proteins from a genomic interval of Salinarchaeum sp. Harcht-Bsk1:
- the tgtA gene encoding tRNA guanosine(15) transglycosylase TgtA: MRECFELQAVDGAGRIGELTIPRADVTVETPALLPVINPNIDTVAPADLESEFGAEILITNAYIIHGNEGLREQALQEGLHELLDFSGAIMTDSGAFQLSEYGEIDVTTEEILQFQREIGSDVGTPVDLPTPPDVAREEAERQLETTLDRLQIADDAATGEMLVTAPVQGSTYPDLRERAARKAYATGLDVFPVGAVVPLLGDYRFADVVDVVAAAKRGLGEDAPVHLFGAGHPMMFALAAAAGCDLFDSAAYALYARDDRYMTVRGTEYLDDLEYLPCDCAVCTEYDADGLRDLPGGERERRLAEHNLSVSFAEIRRVRQAIRRGNLLELVETRARSHPALLAGYRALLEHAEWLAASDPIVKDTFFYTSTESADRPEVQRYHDRLERLDLAGVDTLLVTEADPGGGYDESWDLRPPFGPVPPALSRVYPLTAETPERPDRRARERAVDAIARLHACTSDVEITVGHRGWPDDVIADLPPSVEAVDVTAGDQGTGRSERQD; encoded by the coding sequence GTGCGGGAGTGCTTCGAGTTGCAGGCAGTCGACGGTGCGGGACGCATCGGGGAGCTGACGATCCCGCGTGCGGACGTCACCGTCGAGACGCCCGCGCTCCTGCCCGTCATCAATCCCAACATCGACACGGTCGCGCCGGCCGACCTGGAGTCCGAGTTCGGCGCGGAGATCCTCATCACGAACGCCTACATCATCCACGGCAACGAGGGGCTCCGCGAGCAGGCCCTCCAGGAGGGCCTCCACGAACTGCTCGATTTCTCCGGCGCGATTATGACCGACTCGGGTGCCTTCCAGCTCTCCGAGTACGGCGAGATCGACGTCACGACCGAGGAGATCCTCCAGTTCCAGCGCGAGATCGGGTCGGACGTCGGGACGCCCGTCGACCTCCCGACGCCGCCCGACGTCGCTCGCGAGGAGGCCGAACGGCAACTCGAGACCACGCTCGACCGGCTCCAGATCGCCGACGACGCAGCCACCGGCGAGATGCTCGTGACGGCGCCGGTCCAGGGCTCGACCTATCCCGACCTCCGCGAGCGCGCCGCTCGCAAGGCCTACGCCACCGGCCTCGACGTGTTTCCCGTCGGCGCGGTCGTCCCGCTGCTCGGCGACTACCGCTTCGCGGACGTCGTCGACGTCGTCGCCGCGGCGAAGCGCGGGCTCGGCGAGGACGCCCCGGTCCACCTCTTCGGCGCCGGCCACCCGATGATGTTCGCGCTCGCGGCAGCGGCCGGCTGCGATCTCTTCGACTCCGCGGCCTACGCCCTCTACGCTCGCGACGACCGCTACATGACCGTTCGCGGCACCGAGTACCTCGACGACCTCGAGTACCTCCCCTGTGACTGCGCGGTCTGCACCGAGTACGACGCCGACGGGCTCCGCGACCTTCCCGGCGGCGAGCGCGAACGGAGGCTCGCGGAGCACAACCTCTCCGTGAGCTTCGCGGAGATCCGGCGGGTTCGCCAGGCCATCCGCCGGGGCAACCTCCTCGAACTCGTCGAGACCCGCGCTCGCAGCCACCCTGCACTCCTCGCGGGCTACCGCGCGCTCCTCGAGCACGCCGAGTGGCTCGCGGCGTCCGACCCGATCGTCAAGGACACGTTCTTCTACACCTCCACGGAGAGCGCCGACCGGCCGGAGGTTCAGCGCTACCACGACCGCTTGGAACGGCTGGACCTGGCTGGCGTCGATACGCTCCTCGTCACGGAGGCCGACCCTGGCGGCGGCTACGACGAATCCTGGGACCTCCGCCCGCCCTTCGGCCCCGTGCCGCCCGCGCTCTCCCGGGTGTACCCGCTCACCGCCGAAACGCCGGAGCGCCCCGACCGCCGGGCCCGTGAGCGGGCCGTCGACGCGATCGCTCGGCTCCACGCCTGCACGAGCGACGTCGAGATCACCGTGGGCCACCGGGGCTGGCCCGACGACGTGATCGCCGACCTGCCGCCGTCGGTCGAGGCGGTCGACGTGACTGCCGGAGACCAGGGGACTGGCCGCTCGGAACGCCAGGATTGA